The Aquitalea magnusonii region GGCACTGGCAATGGGGCTGACCACGCCGGCATTGTTGATCAGCAGCAATTGGGTAATCTGCTCCAGCGGCAGGCATTGCAAGGCCTCGGCCATGATGCCGTGCAGGCTGTCGCTGTCGGCCAGGTCGGCGCGCAGGAAGTGCAGGCGCTCTGCATGCTGGACCGCCAGTTGCTGCAAAGCTGGGCTGTGTTCCCGTGCGAGGCCAACCACCATGCAGCCGCGCTGCAGCAGGTCGGCAGTCAAGGCCAGGCCCAGGCCGCGTGAGGCACCGCTGATGATGGCGGCCTGCATCAGGCTGCCTTGGCCAGTTCGGCGCGCATGGCGGCAATCACGGCCTGATAGTCGGGCTGACCGTAAATGGCCGAACCGGCGACGAAGGTATCGGCACCTGCGGCAGCCACGGCAGCGATATTGTCCACTTTTACGCCGCCATCCACTTCCAGCCAGATTTCTCCGCCGTGCTTGGCGGTATACTCATCGATGCGCTGGCGCGCGGCGCGCACTTTTTCCAGCGCATGCGGAATGAAAGACTGGCCGCCAAAGCCGGGATTCACCGACATGATCAGCACCATGTCGATCTTGTCCATCACGTGATCCAGATAGGACAGCGGGGTGGCCGGGTTGAAAACCAGCCCGGCCTTGCAGCCGGATTCCTTGATCAGTCCCAGCGTGCGGTCGATGTGTTCCGAGGCTTCCGGGTGGAAGGTGATGATGTCGGCACCGGCCTTGGCAAACATCGGCACCAGGCTGTCCACCGGTTTGACCATCAGGTGTACGTCGATGGGCGCTTGTGTATGCGGACGGATGGCTTCACATACCAGGGGGCCTACGGTCAGATTGGGGACATAATGGTTGTCCATGACATCAAAGTGAATGATGTCGGCTCCGGCGGCGATGACATCGCGCACCTCCTGGCCCAGACAGGCAAAATCGGCGGAAAGGAGGCTGGGGGCAATACGGAAGTCGCGCATGGTCTACCTTGCAAACACGGATGGAGTCATGAAATAGGCGCTTATTCTACCGCGCCAGCGCGGCCCAGCGCGATAAAATGCAGCACACCAGCACAAGGAAAACAGCATGGCAGACAAAATCTACCAGATTGAAGTAGAAGCCGAACCACACTACATTGCGGAGCAATCCAATGTGGCAACCGACGTTTATGTGTTCGGTTATCGCATTCGTCTGACCAATACCGGTAATGAAGCCGCCCAACTGATCAGCCGTCACTGGATTATTGCCGATGCGAACAATCAGGAGCAGGAAGTACGCGGCATGGGTGTGGTGGGGGAGCAGCCGCGGCTGGAGCCGGGCCAGACTTTCGAATACAGCAGCGCTACGCATCTGAAAACACCTTATGGCTCGATGCGGGGCAGTTACCAGATGCTGGCGGATGACGGCAAGCGCTTTGATGTCACCATTCCGGAAATGACGCTGGTGGCACCGCGCGTCTTGCATTAAGCGGTGCCAGCCCGGCACTGCCACCTTCTCACCCCGTAAGTACCGCGAGGACATGCGGGGTGTGTCCAATCTTGTGCTGGCTGCGGCTGGCCATCCGACAGGTAGTCTTCATGCGTTTTACCCATAGCGGCCCTGCGCCCGCCAACCGTAACGATCTGCAAACGCTCAGAACGCTGCTGCCCTATTTGTGGGCCTTCAAGGGCAGGGTGCTGCTGGCCCTGAGCTGCATGATTCTGGCCAAGGTGGCGGCAGTGACCGTGCCGCTTTATCTCAAGGATATTGTCGACCGCCTGTCTGTTCCGGCCAGCATGCTGGCGGTGCCGGTAATGGCATTGGTGGGTTATGGCCTGGCCCGGCTGACCTCCAGTGTGCTGGGGGAATTGCGTGATGCCGTATTTGCCCGCGTCATCCAGGGGGCGGTGCGCAGCGTTGCGCGTGGTGTGTTCCAGCATTTGCTCCGCCTGTCCTTGCGCTTTCATCTTGAGCGGCAGACCGGCGGCATGAGCCGGGATATCGAGCGCGGGACCAAGGGTATCGGTTTCCTGCTCAATTTCATGGTGTTCAACATTCTGCCGACCTTGCTGGAAATCGGCATGGTATCGGTCATCCTGTTCAGTCGCTATGCCTGGGAGTTTGCGGCAGTCACGCTGGGCACCATTGGCATTTACATCCTGTTCACCCTGGTGGTGACAGAATGGCGCACGGTGTTCCGGCGCAGCATGAACGACCTGGATTCCAAGGCCAATGCCAAGGCGATTGATGCGTTGATCAATTACGAAACCGTGAAGTATTTCAATAACGAAGCGTATGAAGCGGCACGCTATGACCGTAATCTGGCTGCGTGGGAAGCTTCTGCCATCAAGAATCAGGTGTCCTTGTCCATGCTCAACGCCGGGCAGGGGGTCATCATTGCCAGCGGTGTCACCCTCATCATGGTGCTGGCGGCAAACAGCGTGGTGCAGCACAAAATGACGGTGGGTGATGTGGTGCTGGTGGCCACCTTCATCACCCAGCTCTATACCCCGCTGAACTTCCTGGGCTTCATCTACCGCGAGATCAAGCACTCGCTGGCAGACATCGAGCGCATGTTCGGCTTGCTCTCCACCCATCAGGAGGTGGACGACGCCGCGGGTGCCAGCGTGCTGGATACCCGGCAGGCCGGTATCCGCTTTAGTGATGTGGAATTTGGCTACGATGGCAAGCGCACCATTCTGCATGGGCTGGATTTTGAGATACCGGCAGGCAGTTCGCTGGCCGTGGTGGGGGCCAGTGGGGCCGGCAAATCTACCTTGTCGCGCTTGCTGTTCCGTTTTTATGATGTGTCCCGTGGCAGCATCAGCATCAATGGTCGCGACATCCGCCAGCTTACCCAGGACAGCCTGCGGGCCCACATCGGCATCGTGCCGCAGGATACGGTGCTGTTCAATGACAGCATTTACTACAATATTGCCTATGGCCGCCCTGGTGCCAGCCGCGAAGAAGTCATGGAGGCTGCCCGTTCTGCGCATATTCACGATTTTGTGATGAGCCTGCCCGATGGTTATGACACACAGGTCGGTGAACGTGGCCTGAAGCTGTCAGGTGGTGAAAAGCAGCGGGTGGCCATTGCCCGCACCGTGTTGAAAAACCCGCCCATCCTGATTTTTGATGAAGCAACCAGCGCGCTGGACTCCCGTACGGAAAAGGCCATTCAGCATGAACTGGCCAGCATTGCTGCCAACCGAACCACGCTGATCATTGCGCATCGGCTGTCCACCATTGTGGATGCCGACCAGATCATCGTGATGGATGGTGGTCATGTGCTCGAACGCGGCACCCACCGTGACTTGCTGGAGCTGGGTGGGCGTTATGCCGAGATGTGGCGGCTGCAGCAGGAGCAGCAGGATGGTGAGGAAGTGCCGGTCTGACCCGCGACGTTAGCGGCTGGTGCATGAAGAAAAAGGCTGCCTGTGGCAGCCTTTTCCATTTCGTGGCACCTGGCTGCAAAATCAGCCGGGCATCACGGTAAAAGCGGGCTATATCCAGAGAGTGATATTCCGCTGCAATTGCTCTGGCATTGACAGCTTGTTTAATAGACATTCAAATAATATTGATAGATTATCGCCCCCACTCGCAAGTGCAAGCTAACTGCAGCCGGCGCATGCTGCCGCTCGCTGCCTAGCCATTGCCAGATTTGCCACCTGTCGAGGCCAGCTGTCAGCACAGCTGCGTATCGCGTAAAACCAAGCAAGGGAGCTTAATGACAGCGATGAGTAGGAATGGCAGCCGCAAGCTGATCCGGGTGGTATGGCCCTTCGTCGCCATTGTCGGTGCCTTGCTGCTGATGAGCGTGTTCAGCCTTAATGCGCTGTCCACCATCCGTGCCTATGTGGGTGGCGAGGGCTTATGGTCCAAGGCGCAAAAAGATGCCATCTACTATCTCTCACGCTATGCCGGCAGCCGTTCCGAGCAGGATTTTCACGCGTACCAGAATGCCATCGCCATCCAGTTGGGGGATCGTCAGGCCCGGCTGGCACTGGATCGGATCTCGCCCGATCTGGACATGGCCCGCGCCGGACTGTTACAGGGTGGTAATCACCCGGATGACATCGACAATGTCATCACCGCCTTTCTGTGGTTCCGCCATGTCAGCTACTTGAGCCAGGCCATTCAGTACTGGGAAATCGGTGACCGCTATGTGGCCGAAACGGCGGCCATTGCCGAACGTCTGCATGGCGCATTCAATCATGGCTACATCAGTGATGATGAGTTGAAATTGCTCCGCAGCCGCATTGTCGAGATCAACGAAGAACTCAAGTCGCCGGCACGTGCGTTTTCCGAGGTATTGGGTCAGGGGTCGCGCTTTGCCACGTCCCTGCTGCTGTGGCTCAATCTGCTGGCCGGCGCGGCCCTGCTGCTGCTGACGGTACGCCAGGTCCACGCCTTGCTGCGTCAGTCTGCCCGCTTTGAAGCGGAACTCAATGCCGAGAAAGAGAGGGTGGAAACCACCCTCAATGCCATTGGTGATGCGGTGATCACCATTGATCTGTCCGGCCAGCTACGCTATCTGAATGCAGTGGCCCAGCACCTGATCGGTGGCGGGCGGCAAGTGCTGGGGCGTTATTTTGAAGATATCTTCTCCTTGATAGATTTGTCCGGCAGCGGTATGGAGCTGGTGACGGCCAGCCAGTTACGCGCCCACAGTGAAAACAAGCAAACTTATCCCAGCCTGAGACTGCAAAGTGTGGATGGCAGCAGCCACATGGTTTCTCTGGTGGTCTCGCCCATTCGGGATACACACGGGGAGGTGGATGGGCTGGTGCTGGCCTTGCATGACAAATCCATCGAGCAGCAATACATCAGCCACCTTTCCTGGCAGGCGGCGCATGATGCCCTCACCGGCCTGTACAACCGGCGTGAATTCGAACAGCGCGTAACCCGTGCGCTCAGCCGCTTGATGGTGACCGATACCTCGCATGCACTGCTGTTTGTTGATCTGGACCAGTTCAAACTGGTCAACGACACCAATGGCCATGCCGCCGGTGACGAACTGTTGCGTCAGGTGTGCCGGGTGCTGCAGGAGCAGTTGGGCCTATCCGATGTGTTGGCCCGTTTGGGTGGCGACGAGTTTGGTGTATTGCTGGAGGACTGCCGCATTGACGGTGCGCTGGATAAGGCAGATCGTCTGCGCCGTGCGGTACAGCAAGCCGGTTTCCAGTGGGAAGGCATCCCGTTTTCCATCAGTACCAGCATTGGACTGGTATTTCTGGGTGAGCCCGGCGTTACGCTGGCCGAGGCCATGCAGGCGGCAGACATCGCGTGCTACATGGCCAAGGAAAAGGGACGCAACCGCATCCAGCTATACAGTTCCAAAGATACCGAACTGGCAGTCCGCTCGGTGGAAATGGCATGGGTACAACGCTTGCGCTCGGCCATGGAGGAGGAGCGGTTCTGTCTTTACTGCCAGGAGATCATCCCCTTGCAGTCCAACGGCAAGAAGCAAGGGCGGCATGTCGAGGTGCTGCTGCGGCTGCGGGATGAGACTGACCGTATCATCCTGCCTGCTGCCTTCATTCCGGCAGCCGAGCGTTTTAGCCTGATGCCGGACATAGACCGCATCGTGGTGCGCCTGACCTTCGAAACCCTGTGGCAGCAACGGCAACACGGCGATCATTCCATTGCACTGTGTGCCATCAACCTGTCCGGAGCCACCTTGTGTGATGACAACTTCCTCGACTTTATCCGCCGGCAGTTTGTCAGCTATGCCATTCCGCCCGGGATGATCTGTTTTGAAGTGACCGAAACCAGTGCCATTTCCAATTTGCAGCAAGCCACGCGCTTCATCAGCGAACTCAAGAGCCTGGGTTGCCACTTTTCGCTGGATGACTTTGGCGCTGGCATGTCGTCCTTTGTTTATCTCAAGCATTTGCCGGTGGATTACCTGAAAATTGATGGCAGCTTTGTCAAGGACATGGTGAATGACTCGGTAGACCGCGCCATGGTGGAAATGATCAACCATATCGGCCATGTCACTGGCAAAAAAACCATTGCAGAATTTGTTGGCCTGCCGGAAATTCTCGCCGTATTGCAGCAAATCGGCGTGGATTATGCACAGGGCTATCATATTGGCGAGCCGCAGCCCTTTGTCGCGCCAGCCCGCAATCGACCGGAACCGGCGATATACCGCTTGCCTGATCGCAAGTAATGACGGTCCTTTTCAGGAGAGAGTGAAACATGTCAGACCAGCAGCCATTTGTCCGCACCGGTCCCTTGATGGATGTCTCCAGTTATCCGGCCTGGACGCAGGATTTGGTCTATCACTGCGACCGTTACAAAAGCGAGGTGGTGGAGCACGAATTGTTTGGCCGGATGCAGCAAGCCTGCCTGGATCATGCAACGCACAAAGCCTTCCTGTCTGGTGGTTGGCCGGTGATTGAGCAGTTTCCGCAATACATGGCCATGAATCTGCTGAAGATCCGCTATGGGCAGGGACCAGGGCAGGATATGGCGCGCCGTTACCTGATCCGCAATATCCGGGTAGAACAGAATCACGCCGACCATTGGGTCAACTGGGCTGCGGCATCCGGGGTGGATGTGCCTGCCATGCTGCATGGCACGCATGCATTGGAAACCTTGTGCCTGAGCCAGTGGTGCTGGCAGGTGTGCGACCGCGACTCCCTGGCCGTGGCCATAGCAGCAACCAACTATGCCATCGAAGGTGCAACGGGTGAGTGGTCGGCGCGGGTGTGCGCCGAGCCCCACTATGCCCAGCTATTTGATGAAACAGTGCGTGCCAAGGCCATGAAATGGCTGAAGCTGCACGCCAAATATGATGATGCCCATCCCTGGGAGGCGCTGGAAATCATCGTCACCCTGGTGGGGCTGAATCCATCTGCGGAAACCATCAGCCGTCTGCGGCACGCCATCTGCCGCAGCCATCAGTTCATGCGCATGCTGCTGGACTACTACATGCGCTCGGCCACACCGCCGGTGGCTGCCGGATTGATGCGTCCTGCCTGATTTCAGAGCCATGTTGCCATGGCAAGGGCAGGCCCGCAGTGCAATGCCACATGACCGGACGGCGTGCGCATGCTAAAGTCGATTGTGTACAAAACAGGGCTGTCATTGACAGTCTCTGCCACGCACTATCGCTGACGGCGCACAAGATGCCCGTCACCATGTCATGTCAAAGGATATATTGTGGTGAATATTGCCGAGCTTCAGCCGCAGGCGGTCTGGGAGCATTTCCAGACCCTGTGCGACATCCCCCGTCCCTCCAAGCACGAACAGCAGCTACGCGACTATCTGAAGGGCTGGGCCGAGTTGCGCGGTTTGCAAACCGTGGTGGACGCCGCGGGCAACCTGATCGTACGCAAACCGGCTACACCCGGTCTGGAAGACCGTGTCGGCGTGGTATTGCAGGGGCATCTGGACATGGTGTGCCAGGCCAATGCCGGCACGGAGCATGATTTCTTCAAGGATCCGATCCGCCCGGTCTTGCAGGATGGCTGGCTGGTGGCGGAAAACACTACGCTTGGCGCAGACAATGGCATTGGTGTGGCCATGGGGCTGGCGGTGCTGGCCAGTGATGATATTGCGCATGGCCCGATCGAAGTGCTGATGACTCTGGACGAGGAAGCCGGCATGGGGGGGGCGCTGGGACTGGAGCCAGGGCTGTTGCAAGGCAGCATGATGATCAATATCGATACCGAAGAGTGGGGTGAGTTCTACATGGGCTGTGCCGGGGGCGTGGATGTCAATGTCACACGCAGCTATGACACGCTTGCCCTGCCGGCCGGCTATCAGACAGTGTCCCTGTTGATCCGTGGCCTGAAGGGTGGGCATTCCGGTGCCGATATCCATCTTGGCCGTGGCAATGCCAACAAGCTGTTGGTGCGCCTGCTGCGTGAGCTGGAAGCCGAAACAGACCTGCGTCTGATCTCCTTTGTGGGCGGCACCGCGCGGAATGCCTTGTCGCGTGAGGCCGTTGCCCAGGTGGCCTATCCTGCAGCCGATGCACAGCGTGTGGCAGCCAAGCTGGATGCCTTCCAGTCCTTGCTGCGGTTCGAACTGGCGGGTGTGGATGAGGGCGTCACCGTGGTTGCCGAGTCATCCTCGGCCACCAGCGTGCTGGCGGCGGCTGATCAGGCGGCCATCCTGGCGGCACTGCACGCCGCACCGCATGGGGTCAAACGCATGAGCCAACGCGTCAGTGGTGTGGTGGAAACCTCCAACAATCTGGGGGTGGTGCGGGTGGAGCAGGGCAAGGTTTTTGCCAATCTGATGGTGCGCTCGCTGCTGGATTCCGGCACCTGGATGTTGGCGCGGGAAGTGGAAAGCCTGTTTGGCCTGGCCGGTTTTGCCGTGGAAATGGAAGGCGGCTACCCCGGCTGGGCACCGAATCCGCAATCGCCCTTGCTGGCCCTGTTCCAGCAGGTTTATACGCAGGAATTCGGCGGCAAGGCTGGGGTGCAGGTCATTCACGCCGGTCTGGAGTGCGGCATCATCGGGGCCAAATATCCCGCCATGGATATGGTTTCCTTTGGTCCCACCATCCGCGGGGCGCATGCGCCGGGAGAGCGTGTGGAACTGGCCTCGGTGGACAAGGCCTGGCAACTGCTCAAGGCCGTACTGGCCGCGGTGCCGCGCCGCAGTTAAGCAGCACGTGCATCTGAGCAACAGCGCCGCCAGCATGCGGCGCTTTTTCTTGCATGCCAGCGGCCTCAGTCTTTCTTGCGCGCACGCGGATGGGCAGCATCGTACACCTTGGCCAGATGCTGGAAGTCCAATGCGGTGTAGATCTGGGTGCTAGAAAGATTGGCGTGTCCCAGCAGCTCCTGCACCGCGCGCAGGTCGCCGGATGACTGCAATAAATGGCTGGCAAAGGAATGGCGCAGCATGTGTGGGTGGACGTGCCGGTCCATGCCGGTGCGTATCGCCCATTCCGCCAGACGCTTTTGCACCTGGCGCGCACCAAGGCGTTTGCCATACCTGCCCACAAACACTGCCTGGCAGCCCGGTTCTGCCACTCTTTCCTGCAGCCATTGTTGCAGGTATGTCAGCGCGGTGCGGCCAATCGGCAGCAGGCGGGTCTTGTTGCCTTTGCCACGTACCCGTAGCAGTTGGTCGGCCAGGTCCATGTCGGCCAGATCAAGACTAACTGCTTCGGACAGGCGCAAGCCGGAAGAGTACATCAGCTCGAACAGGGCGCGATCACGCAGACTGAGCGTGTCTTCCGGCGGAATGTGTTCCAGCAGTGCCGCCGTACCGTCGACCGGCAGTGCCTTGGGCAGTGGTTTGTCCTGTTTGGGAGCGCGTAGACCCAGACAGGGGTTGGCATCCAGTTGTTGTTGCCGCAACAGCCAGTCGAAGAACTGTCGCCAGGACGACAGCTTGCGCGCCAGGCTGCGGCTGCGCATGCCGCCTGCGTGCAGGATGGCCATTGCCTTGCGGATGTCGCCAGCACTGACATGCAGCCAGTCGGCGGGCTCCAGCAGGGTCTGCAGCGCCTGCAAGTCCCGCAGATAGGCATCCTGGGTGTGCGGGCTCTTGCCCTGTAGGCGCAGTTGCTGGGCAAAGTCCTGCAGCAGATCGCTCATGTCAGCCACGGCGCAGTCTGGCCATATTGGCCAGCCGCTCAAACAAGGAAAGATCCTGTTCGTTTTTCAGCAGTGCGCCGGCCAGAGGCGGCAGGCTGGCTTCCGCATGGCGCTGTGCCAGTTCTGCGCTGTCAATGTTCTCGCCGGTCAGCAGTTTCAGCCAGTCCAACAGTTCGGACGTGGTTGGTTTTTTCTTCAGCCCAGGCAATTCGCGGATGGCAAAGAACACTTCCAGTGCCTGTCCCACCAGTTGTTGCTGCAGACCGGGATAATGCACCTCGATGATGGATTGCATGGTGGCCCGATCCGGAAAACGGATGTAGTGAAAGAAGCAGCGACGCAGGAAGGCGTCGGGCAGTTCTTTTTCATTATTGGAGGTGATGATGATGATGGGCCGTTGTCTGGCGCGGATGAACTGCTGGGTTTCATGCACGAAGAACTC contains the following coding sequences:
- the rpe gene encoding ribulose-phosphate 3-epimerase; the encoded protein is MRDFRIAPSLLSADFACLGQEVRDVIAAGADIIHFDVMDNHYVPNLTVGPLVCEAIRPHTQAPIDVHLMVKPVDSLVPMFAKAGADIITFHPEASEHIDRTLGLIKESGCKAGLVFNPATPLSYLDHVMDKIDMVLIMSVNPGFGGQSFIPHALEKVRAARQRIDEYTAKHGGEIWLEVDGGVKVDNIAAVAAAGADTFVAGSAIYGQPDYQAVIAAMRAELAKAA
- the apaG gene encoding Co2+/Mg2+ efflux protein ApaG, which translates into the protein MADKIYQIEVEAEPHYIAEQSNVATDVYVFGYRIRLTNTGNEAAQLISRHWIIADANNQEQEVRGMGVVGEQPRLEPGQTFEYSSATHLKTPYGSMRGSYQMLADDGKRFDVTIPEMTLVAPRVLH
- a CDS encoding ABCB family ABC transporter ATP-binding protein/permease: MRFTHSGPAPANRNDLQTLRTLLPYLWAFKGRVLLALSCMILAKVAAVTVPLYLKDIVDRLSVPASMLAVPVMALVGYGLARLTSSVLGELRDAVFARVIQGAVRSVARGVFQHLLRLSLRFHLERQTGGMSRDIERGTKGIGFLLNFMVFNILPTLLEIGMVSVILFSRYAWEFAAVTLGTIGIYILFTLVVTEWRTVFRRSMNDLDSKANAKAIDALINYETVKYFNNEAYEAARYDRNLAAWEASAIKNQVSLSMLNAGQGVIIASGVTLIMVLAANSVVQHKMTVGDVVLVATFITQLYTPLNFLGFIYREIKHSLADIERMFGLLSTHQEVDDAAGASVLDTRQAGIRFSDVEFGYDGKRTILHGLDFEIPAGSSLAVVGASGAGKSTLSRLLFRFYDVSRGSISINGRDIRQLTQDSLRAHIGIVPQDTVLFNDSIYYNIAYGRPGASREEVMEAARSAHIHDFVMSLPDGYDTQVGERGLKLSGGEKQRVAIARTVLKNPPILIFDEATSALDSRTEKAIQHELASIAANRTTLIIAHRLSTIVDADQIIVMDGGHVLERGTHRDLLELGGRYAEMWRLQQEQQDGEEVPV
- a CDS encoding putative bifunctional diguanylate cyclase/phosphodiesterase, with protein sequence MTAMSRNGSRKLIRVVWPFVAIVGALLLMSVFSLNALSTIRAYVGGEGLWSKAQKDAIYYLSRYAGSRSEQDFHAYQNAIAIQLGDRQARLALDRISPDLDMARAGLLQGGNHPDDIDNVITAFLWFRHVSYLSQAIQYWEIGDRYVAETAAIAERLHGAFNHGYISDDELKLLRSRIVEINEELKSPARAFSEVLGQGSRFATSLLLWLNLLAGAALLLLTVRQVHALLRQSARFEAELNAEKERVETTLNAIGDAVITIDLSGQLRYLNAVAQHLIGGGRQVLGRYFEDIFSLIDLSGSGMELVTASQLRAHSENKQTYPSLRLQSVDGSSHMVSLVVSPIRDTHGEVDGLVLALHDKSIEQQYISHLSWQAAHDALTGLYNRREFEQRVTRALSRLMVTDTSHALLFVDLDQFKLVNDTNGHAAGDELLRQVCRVLQEQLGLSDVLARLGGDEFGVLLEDCRIDGALDKADRLRRAVQQAGFQWEGIPFSISTSIGLVFLGEPGVTLAEAMQAADIACYMAKEKGRNRIQLYSSKDTELAVRSVEMAWVQRLRSAMEEERFCLYCQEIIPLQSNGKKQGRHVEVLLRLRDETDRIILPAAFIPAAERFSLMPDIDRIVVRLTFETLWQQRQHGDHSIALCAINLSGATLCDDNFLDFIRRQFVSYAIPPGMICFEVTETSAISNLQQATRFISELKSLGCHFSLDDFGAGMSSFVYLKHLPVDYLKIDGSFVKDMVNDSVDRAMVEMINHIGHVTGKKTIAEFVGLPEILAVLQQIGVDYAQGYHIGEPQPFVAPARNRPEPAIYRLPDRK
- a CDS encoding TenA family transcriptional regulator, with protein sequence MSDQQPFVRTGPLMDVSSYPAWTQDLVYHCDRYKSEVVEHELFGRMQQACLDHATHKAFLSGGWPVIEQFPQYMAMNLLKIRYGQGPGQDMARRYLIRNIRVEQNHADHWVNWAAASGVDVPAMLHGTHALETLCLSQWCWQVCDRDSLAVAIAATNYAIEGATGEWSARVCAEPHYAQLFDETVRAKAMKWLKLHAKYDDAHPWEALEIIVTLVGLNPSAETISRLRHAICRSHQFMRMLLDYYMRSATPPVAAGLMRPA
- a CDS encoding aminoacyl-histidine dipeptidase: MNIAELQPQAVWEHFQTLCDIPRPSKHEQQLRDYLKGWAELRGLQTVVDAAGNLIVRKPATPGLEDRVGVVLQGHLDMVCQANAGTEHDFFKDPIRPVLQDGWLVAENTTLGADNGIGVAMGLAVLASDDIAHGPIEVLMTLDEEAGMGGALGLEPGLLQGSMMINIDTEEWGEFYMGCAGGVDVNVTRSYDTLALPAGYQTVSLLIRGLKGGHSGADIHLGRGNANKLLVRLLRELEAETDLRLISFVGGTARNALSREAVAQVAYPAADAQRVAAKLDAFQSLLRFELAGVDEGVTVVAESSSATSVLAAADQAAILAALHAAPHGVKRMSQRVSGVVETSNNLGVVRVEQGKVFANLMVRSLLDSGTWMLAREVESLFGLAGFAVEMEGGYPGWAPNPQSPLLALFQQVYTQEFGGKAGVQVIHAGLECGIIGAKYPAMDMVSFGPTIRGAHAPGERVELASVDKAWQLLKAVLAAVPRRS
- the xerC gene encoding tyrosine recombinase XerC, encoding MSDLLQDFAQQLRLQGKSPHTQDAYLRDLQALQTLLEPADWLHVSAGDIRKAMAILHAGGMRSRSLARKLSSWRQFFDWLLRQQQLDANPCLGLRAPKQDKPLPKALPVDGTAALLEHIPPEDTLSLRDRALFELMYSSGLRLSEAVSLDLADMDLADQLLRVRGKGNKTRLLPIGRTALTYLQQWLQERVAEPGCQAVFVGRYGKRLGARQVQKRLAEWAIRTGMDRHVHPHMLRHSFASHLLQSSGDLRAVQELLGHANLSSTQIYTALDFQHLAKVYDAAHPRARKKD
- a CDS encoding AAA family ATPase; amino-acid sequence: MNTRFNGSASYVATDDLMMAVNAAITLQRPLLVKGEPGTGKTMLAEEIAASLGRQLIIWPIKSTTKAQHGLYEYDAVSRLRDSQLGDAKVHDIGNYIIKGQLWQAFEAETAPVLLIDEIDKADIEFPNDLLRELDQMEFFVHETQQFIRARQRPIIIITSNNEKELPDAFLRRCFFHYIRFPDRATMQSIIEVHYPGLQQQLVGQALEVFFAIRELPGLKKKPTTSELLDWLKLLTGENIDSAELAQRHAEASLPPLAGALLKNEQDLSLFERLANMARLRRG